In Pirellulales bacterium, a single genomic region encodes these proteins:
- a CDS encoding macro domain-containing protein: protein MRVAVGNCWLELRQGDITHERVDLIVNAANSRLAGGGGVDGAIHRRGGPAIMADTDARYPRGCPTGSAVISTAGNLAARFVAHAVGPVWRGGTAGEAELLAGAVRRCLELAVENDCRSVALPAISTGVYGYPLADAARVSLSTVIEFQRDAARPELVRFVLFGDDAMRVFAETLSQWPGIESDDPG from the coding sequence ATGCGAGTCGCCGTCGGTAATTGCTGGCTGGAACTTCGCCAAGGGGACATCACCCACGAGCGAGTCGACTTGATCGTCAATGCGGCCAATAGCCGCCTGGCCGGTGGCGGCGGTGTCGACGGCGCGATTCATCGCCGCGGCGGCCCAGCGATCATGGCCGACACCGATGCGCGCTATCCGCGCGGCTGCCCGACCGGCTCGGCCGTTATCAGCACCGCCGGCAACCTGGCGGCGCGCTTCGTCGCGCACGCCGTGGGTCCTGTGTGGCGCGGCGGGACGGCAGGCGAAGCAGAGCTATTGGCCGGCGCCGTACGTCGCTGCCTGGAACTGGCCGTGGAAAATGATTGCCGCTCGGTGGCGCTGCCGGCGATCAGCACCGGCGTCTACGGATATCCGCTTGCCGACGCGGCGCGCGTCTCGCTATCGACGGTGATCGAGTTTCAGCGCGACGCCGCGCGCCCCGAGCTGGTCCGTTTTGTTTTGTTCGGCGACGACGCGATGCGCGTTTTCGCGGAGACGTTGTCGCAAT
- a CDS encoding right-handed parallel beta-helix repeat-containing protein, producing MRMTPVFLAFILSALCGVTRGEDLFVDNLHGDDARTGRTQLADVTLSGPVRSLTRALELARPGDRVMMADTGVPYRESVTLSGGRNNGLGSEPFVIEGNGAVLDGSLPVPPRAWEHFQGDVFRFRPPRMAFAQLFLNGPPVDRRYLKSTLGRLPDLAAGQWCLADGWIYFRVEPQTLPDDYPLQYAALTVGITLYEVHDVVIRNLTVQGFQLDGINAHDCAKDCQLIGVIARGNGRAGIAVGGASNVRIKTCLLSDNGDEQILTEGPSVTSIEGTEIDAASAPALQRKEGTVFVEGERVEKTTIDQLPASANP from the coding sequence ATGCGCATGACCCCGGTCTTTCTTGCATTCATTCTGAGCGCGCTTTGCGGCGTAACTCGGGGTGAGGATCTGTTCGTCGACAACCTGCACGGAGATGATGCTCGTACCGGACGGACCCAGTTGGCCGATGTCACATTGAGTGGCCCCGTGCGGTCGCTTACCCGGGCGCTGGAGCTCGCGCGGCCTGGCGACCGTGTCATGATGGCCGACACCGGTGTCCCTTACCGTGAGAGCGTCACGCTCTCGGGCGGCCGCAACAATGGATTGGGTTCGGAGCCATTTGTCATCGAGGGTAACGGCGCCGTGCTCGACGGGTCGCTGCCCGTGCCGCCGCGCGCTTGGGAACATTTTCAGGGCGACGTGTTTCGCTTTCGCCCGCCGCGGATGGCCTTTGCCCAGTTGTTCCTCAATGGGCCGCCGGTTGATCGTCGCTACCTGAAAAGCACGCTGGGCCGGCTGCCGGACCTGGCGGCGGGCCAGTGGTGCCTGGCCGACGGCTGGATCTATTTCCGCGTCGAGCCGCAGACCTTGCCCGATGATTATCCCTTGCAGTACGCGGCCCTGACGGTGGGCATCACGTTGTACGAGGTACACGACGTGGTGATTCGCAACCTGACGGTGCAAGGTTTTCAGCTGGACGGCATCAACGCGCACGACTGTGCCAAGGATTGTCAATTGATCGGCGTGATCGCACGTGGCAATGGTCGGGCCGGGATCGCCGTGGGAGGCGCTTCGAACGTCCGCATCAAAACGTGCCTGCTCAGCGACAACGGCGACGAACAGATTCTGACGGAGGGCCCGTCCGTGACGTCGATCGAGGGAACGGAAATCGACGCGGCGAGCGCGCCGGCCCTGCAACGCAAGGAGGGCACCGTGTTCGTCGAGGGCGAGCGGGTCGAGAAGACCACGATCGATCAGTTGCCGGCTAGCGCGAACCCTTAG